The genomic DNA TGAAAAATCACATTGGCATAAGGCGTGCACTCTCCGGTGCGCACCACCGCTTTGCTCTGCACCGTGCGAGCTTTAAACGCCTCGTGGCTGATCGTGGTCACACTGATCGGCTGCTGACACGCAGCACTCTCTTGCTCTAGTCGCGCAAGCAAGGCTTGGTGCAGCGCCGGGCTAACTGCTGCAAGCTCTTCCGCAATCACCACGGACTCAATACAGGTGTGAGTTAACACCGCCTCGACCGTCTGCATAAAGCTCGGCACCCCTTGGGTCAGCGCCAAATCAATACGCGACACCGAGTTCGGGATCGGCAGCCCCGCATCACACACCGTCAATTCATCGGTGTGTCCGATTTGGGTTACGACTTGTGCAAGCTCTGGATGGAGCAAACCATGCTTATTCATTCATCACCTTCTCACTCACGATGGACTTAATCAGCGCTCACTGTGCGCTGGCACGTTTTCTTATGATCAGCGTTTTCCCTAAGGAAAAACGCCATCGAAACGTTTCGATATAGGCAAATAATGCAGATGAAAGAAAAATTTCACCATCTGTAAACATCACAGATGTGAGAAGGATCGACTATTGATATTGGAATCATTAGTAAAGGGAGAGATGAATCACACGGAGGGCCTGGGTTAGATAGAGACTAGAAGCGAAGCGATCTCGAACCAGGCGTAGGTCGGACAAGCGCCGGGGTAATGTTAATCTTATAACTCGATGTAGCCGCGCGCCTCCGACATCGATGTTAAATTTGACTCCGAACGTGACAGGCGCCCGTTAACATGGCGCATGATTTTTGACACGGTGCCGGGGCTTGTGTCACCTACGCCAATGGCCCCTTCGGGCTTAAGTGTAGAAAAAGTCCCTAGGCACAGCTTTACGCTTTTCCTAACCTCTCGTTTCTAGAAGCGCAGCGTCTCAGTTCTCGTCCTTCTCCATCGGCTCACTCAAACCCGGCACCGCTTGGCAAAACGTGCATTCTTCATTATCCACCGAGGCACCGCCCGACTCGACATAGCGAATACGATGACTCGCTTTGCCTCGGTTAGCCGACACCGCAAACCGCCGCTGGTCACGCTCGGGAATGGTCTTTTCTGTGTCACGCTCAGCCATGGGTTGTCTCCTTAAAATACCGGGAACTACTCTGCTGTATGTTAACTTTACCACCCCTAAGTCGCCTAACCAAAAGTGCCTGTCCCGATAACTACCTCCGATAACTAGAATCATCAATGTTAAAACCAAGCGTAGTTCGGTATAAGCGCCAGAACAGTGCCAATAATTATCGTAGTATCGGCCGCGCGCCCGTTGCACGGCGCCATCAGACATTAGGGCTAAAGATTAACCTCGATCGTAATAAAAGTGTCTGTCCTCTTAAAATGCTCATAAAAGGAGTGTAAAAAAGGCGCCATTAAGGCGCCATAATCGGTCAATAAGAAGAATCTTCCGTTACGCGGGGACAGGCGCCTCTTGCTTTTGCTCAGCGCTTTCGGTCGGTTTGCCGAGATATACATGCTGATACGCGTAGTTTGTGGCTTCAATGTAGCCTTCAACCGATCCACAATCGAATCGCTCACCCTCAAATTCATATGCAAGCACACAGCCGCGTTTCGCTTGTTCAAGCAAGGCATCAGTAATTTGAATCTCGCCACCTTTACCTGGCTGCGTGTTTTCTAGGATCTCAAAAATATCTGGGGTAAGAATATAGCGACCTATGATTGCCATATTACTCGGAGCATCTTCCGGTGCGGGTTTTTCAACCATACTGTCTACGCGAAATAAGCCGGACTCTAGCTTGCTGCCGCTAATCACACCATATTTGTGTGTTTCTTCTTTTGGTACACGTTGCACCGCAACAATCGAGCAGCGATAGTGGTTGTAAAGCTCCACCATTTGCTTAAGCACTGTGTCGCCACCAAGGTTCAAGCAAAGATCGTCCGCTAGCACGACGGCGAATGGGTTATCTCCCACCAGCTGTTTACCCGTCAGAATCGCATGGCCTAACCCTTTCATTTCATTTTGGCGAATGTAGGTGTATGAGGCAGATTGGATCAGCGCACGAACATCCGTCAGTAAGGCTTCTTTTTTGGTGCCACTGATTTGATGCTCAAGTTCGTAGTTTTTATCGAAATGATCCATCAAGGCATGTTTGCCACGGCCAGTCACAATGCCCATATGTTTCACACCAGCTTGAATGGCTTCATCAACGCCATATTCAATCAAAGGCTTATTAACAATCGGCATCATTTCTTTGGGCATGGATTTGGTGGCTGGTAAAAATCGCGTGCCATATCCTGCTGCTGGGAATAAGCAGTGCTTGATCATGTTCGCTCCTAGCTATCTGACGTTATTATATTCGAAATTTCTTAAACTCACGGCTAAAAAAAGCAGGCAATGCTGTAAAACATTGCCTGCTCAATAGAAATTGCCACCTACTGGTAGCTGTAATTATAGTAACCGTAATTACCACCATAGGTACTGGCAGCCTTACGCACCACCCCATTGAGGACAAAACCTTTTACGTTCACACCGGCTTGCTCAAAGCGCTGTTTAGTAACTTCAATCTCTTTGATCGGATTCACACTAAAGCGCCCCACCAGCAAGGTCGTTCCCGCGTGCGCACCGACAATCGCGGCATCTGTCACCGCCAATACCGGTGGTGTATCGATAATTACAATATCGTAGTGCGCGCTTGCCCAATCTAACAGCTCATTAAAACGTGGGTGCATCAATAATTCAGATGGATTGGGAGGTACTTGGCCACGCGTCATCACATCCAAGTTTTCCAGAACATTCTTTTGCACCACAGCGTCCGTATCGCGTTTACCCGCTAGGTAGTCAGACAGTCCATTGTCTGCGTTCATGCTAAACTGCTGATGCAAAAAACCTTTACGCATATCCGCATCGATGACCAGCACGCGTTGCCCGCTTTTCGCCAACACTCCCGCCATATTGGCAGAAACAAATGACTTACCGATACCAGGGCTCGGGCCAGAGAACATCAGGACATTGTTGGACGCTTCCATCATCGCAAAATGCAAACTAGTACGTAAACCACGTAATGCCTCAACCGATAGATCGGCTGGATTCGCAGAGGCAAGTAAGCTGTCACTGGCTGAACTCAACGCCTTTTTCTGGCGCTTTTTCTCAATATCCTGCTGCGTTTCTGACAGTGGTACACTGGCATAAACAGGTAAACCAATGGCTTCAACATCATCTGGATTTTCAACACCACGATGGAATGCCGCTTTTAGTAACACCACACCGACACCAATCATGCCACCAAGCAAGGTTGCAATCACAGCAATGAGCGGCTTTTTCGGTTTAACCGGCAGCTCAAAGGTTTGCGCATCGTCAATAATACGTACGTTACCAACGGTACTCGCCTTCATGATGTTAAGCTCTTGCACCTTATTCAAAAGCTGAACGTAAATGGCTTGGTTTACCTCAACATCACGTCTCAAACGCAATACCTCACGCTGCGTTTTCGGCAATTTTTGCGTTTGCTGCTCTACTCGCTTTTTCTCGCCAAGTAAGGTTTGTCGTTTATCGAGCAATGCCAAATAAGCAGGATGCTCTTTGGTAAATTTCTGCGCCAACTCACTTTCTTTGAAGGTTAACTCGTTGAGCTGTTTTTCAACCGATAACATGGTATCGAGTGAGGCCTTCGCTTCCATCGATAAGTCGACCGAATCATTCTCTTGACGAAACTTATTGAGTTTATTCTCCGCCGCGGTCAATTCAGCTTTTACGCCGGGCAAATGACCTTTCAAGAACTCAAGGCTCTTTTCGGCTTCAGCCGCGTCACGCTTGACGTTTTGCATAAAATAGTTCTCTGCGATATCACTGAGAACGTTCTCAATCAGTACTTTATCTTCACCCTGATATGAAAGTGAGAGAATACCTGTTTGTTTACCACGCTCGCTCACCGAAAGTTCATTTTGGATGGCCTTAATCGCGCGTAAGCGGCTTATTTTCGAGATGGTGAAGGAATCACCCTCATCAGCCTTCAGCTCGGTCACAAATAGATGAAATGCGTCATTGATCGCGGCTTCGCCCACCTTACCTTCAAGCACAAGATCATCCTCGCTGTCATACAGAGAGTACTGCTCAGGTGCATCGACGGTTAAACGAAAAGGTTGTCGTTCATAATCTTGCGGAATATCGAAACGACTAATCGCAATATGGCGTTGGTTTCCTGTCAATCGCGCTAAACCTTTACCCACAACCGGGAAGTAGTCTGGCGAGGCAACCGTGGTAAGGTTGTACTTATCGACAGTTTGCCCTAACACCATACGTGAACGGATTAGCTCTATTTCGGTACTGGCGGAGCTCTCACTCGCGAAAAGTTCACTCGCTCCCTCACCGAGTAGCGAGGACATGCCGCCTTCTTTTTGCTCTACTTGTATAAGCGCATCCGCTTTATAAACCGGTGTGGCAAGAATCGCGAACGCTACCCCTACTACCGCGAGTAAAAACGTGCAGGCAATAATTATCCATTTGCCATCAATTAAATGGCCAAGCAGTTTGCTAAGGTCAATTTCATCGTCTGATGATGCTGTATTTTTTATATTTTGGTTCATTTTATGCTCTTGGGTCCTCTAAGGCACTCACTTTCCCGTCATGACCACTGCATCAATGCAGAGGGCCCGGTTAACGAAGTACATCACACCATTTGTGCGCAGCTTGGGCGATTAAGTCGTACGCATAATCAAACGCCTCATCACTCTGACGATAAGGATCTGGAATGTCTTTACTTTGCGCAAGGTAGTGTCCAAACAGCATGGTCTTCCCGCGTGCTTCGGGAGCAATACGACACACATCTTCTTTGTGCTTGGATTCCATCACCAAAATCAAATCATATTCGTGACACATTGATGCGGTGAGTTGTCGCGCTTCGTGCCCCCCAAGGTCTACACCATGCTTGGCGGCAATTCGAGATGCCTGTTCGTTGGCTGGCTTACCAACCAAGGCACCCACGCCCGCAGAATCAATGGTTTTCGTCGGTAAGTTTTCACGCAACAGCCGCTCCCCGGTTGGAGAGCGACAGATGTTACCCACACACACAACAAGAATTTTATTAAACATGACGGACTCGCTTATCGTGGCCAGTTTTCAACACGAAGCGCACCTTCTGTCAATTCATTAAAGCCAGAGATCGTTGGCAACAATGAGCGTATAACTCGGTTCCAGCGCGCAATAGGAGCGGCTGTCACATAGACCACATCATACGGTTGCAAATCAAACTCTGTACCAACAGCCAAAGCTGTCGCGTCTTTCACATTCAATTGGAACACGTCGGCAACAGGTTCAGACTTTTCATAGCGCGGACTATTTGGCGTATTACGTGCGGTGCTGCGAATCACAAAAATACCCGTTGCGTCTGCTTCTAGCTCATCAATCCCTCCAACGGAGGTTAGCGCTTCAGTTAAGCTCATACCGATACGATCAATCTTCAACATTTTCGGATCGTTCACTTCACCGAGTACAAAGACTTTTTGACCATCATTGCGCGGAACATGCAGAATATCGCCATCTTTCAACAAGCGGTTTTCGGTAAGGTCGCCTTTTTGCATCAGTGCATACAAAGACACGCTTTCTTCTTCACCACGCTTGGTGAGCGTCACGTTGCGCCAATCAGCAAACTCCGTGATACCACCTGCGCGGTTAACCGCATCTAAAATCGTCGTTGGGATATTAGTAATAGGCTGGTAACCTGGCTTTTTCACTTCGCCAGTAATGTAAGATTTTTGCGAGCGAAATGCTGCTACGTTGACATCAACTTGTGGTTTCTCAATATACGTCTTGAGACGTTGAGCAATGTCATCGCGCACTTCCTGTACTGTTTTTCCCGCAACGTTTACTTGCCCGATGTACGGATAAAAAATGGTTCCGTCAGCGTGAACCCAATTCCCTGCCTCGGCAGAGCTACGATAAGAGCCTGCAGGGATGGTGAGCTCTGGGTGATCCCAAATGGTGACATTCAACACATCCCCAGGCCCGATACGATATTCGTAGTTCTGGACCTGTGAATCCAGTTCAGGATTGACCTGTGCAAGCGCCCGCGCACGTCGGTTATTCAACTGCTTGATGTAAGAGGGGGTTAACGGATGGATATTTACCTGAGTAGATAAATCCTCAGCGGGCTGACCCACGATATTTTTATCGCTCGGATCAAAATGAGAACCCGGCATCGTACATCCTGCCAGAGCCAGCGAGCTCATAGCGACAAAACAAATAGGTTTTAGCACAACGTCATCCTAATTCTTGTTGTTTATTCCGCTGAAATGTATTTAATTCAGAAGCTTATCTATATTCCAGTCTCGGACGGGAAGCGATTCAGCCCTATTCTCCACACTCAAACCCGAGCAAATCTTAGCCAGAATTTTTGACAATAGAGCGCACCGAGCCCACACCCAGCAAACTTCAGATTGCGGATAATACAGACATTAGTGAATGAAATAAACCCCACTTGATGCCACTCGCCATTGGCACTGTCCTATATAATATTGCTGTAACTTAGCGATATTTATGGCAGAATACGCCACAAGACATAGACTTTGCATTTACAAGCAGCAGCTAAATCGTTAGGTTAGTGTCCTGTCTGCTTTAGTAGACGTTGTTTAAGCAAATCACCCATGGAGAGATTTATGAAAAAAGTAGCAACAGGCATTATTGCCATGCTGTTCGCTGCAAGCGCCATGGCTGCCGGTGAAGCGTCAAGCTCAGCCGCAGCGGGTAGCAGCAGTGCAAGCGCAAGTGGCGCAGCCACGTCAGCAAGCGCGGGTGCAGCAGGTACAAGTGCTGGTGCCGCAGGCGCTGCAGGAGCAGGCGCAGCGGGTGCTGCAGGTGCAGGTTCAGCTGCATTTGGCGGTTTAGGTATTGGTGCAGTCGCAGCCGGTACGGCGGCAGTTGCCGCTGTTGGCTCAGTAGTTGCAGCGGCTGGCGACAGCGGTACCACTGGCACTACTGGCACCACAACGACTGTTTCTCAGTAAGCGTGATGTATAATCAAACAGCCGCTTTCGGGCGGCTGTTTTTTGCTTAAATTTCGATGTATCGGCCTACATGACATACTTCAAGCCTCTATTTCCCATCATATTTTTTTTTATGCTCAGTGGCTGCACACAGCAAGCGAGCAACTTAGCTGACACTTATAGTCTGCTTTACAAAGGTTTTCCTGACGCCAGCTATAGCAACGAAGAGATTCAAGCGCTCCCTTATGCCAGTATTTACGCTCGGCTTGGTGACGGTCCTCGCGGCTTCTTAGTACTTGCTTATGCTGAGCCCTACGCGCACAATCAAACATCGTTAAAGTGGATGTCTGCCGATAACGAAGTCATTGAGACTGCGTCAGGGCGGGTCATCAAGACCCTAAAACTACCCGGCACCAATTTAGCGAAACTTGACAGCGACACGCCCGATCCACTTTCGCTTGGGCTTCTCAATCCAAGCACCCCCAAAACCTGGCAGTTTCGCATCGATTTTATGCCTGGTTACCACTTTGGCTACTCTGCGACTAGCGTTTTTGAAAATAAAGGCAACGCAAAAGTGACCATAAACGGTGTGGCTCGTTCCGCTGTATATACTGAAGAAACCGTGTCCATCAGTAGCCTTCACAAAAGCTATACCAACCAATACTGGCTCGACCCCTCTTCTGGCAAGGTACTCAAAACCGTTCAATACCCAGCTCCCAATATGGACGCAGTAAGCGTAACTTTCCTAAAAACGTATCAGGGGGCGCAATAATATGACGAATCAGTCAATGGCATTAGACTTTTTTAAAACCTCGTCTCTCCCCATAATGCGTCGTCTTTTTAATCTACTGATCTCAAGCAGCATGGTCGTCGGGTTAATTTTGTCACCGCAGGCAACCGCACAGCCCGCTCCACTACAACATCAAATGACCATAGAGGGCGAGACCATCGATTATGACGCCCCGCCACGCTTGAGTGACGCGGTGATGGATGGGCTAAAGCTCACAGAGAAAAATATCGTAGATATTTACTGGCCAGGGGCTGGCTTATATGACATTACCCTACCCAGCCGCCTCGCACTAACAGCGATGGCAGCCGCTGAAAACCAGATCACCATACAAACGGGCAAGCCTCAACAACGCTGGCGCCGACTGGTTCATACACTTAAAACCTTTACTGTCGAGCGTCGAGCAAAAGTCTCTCTAGACCCAGATCTTACCCGGATTGATATCAGCAAAAACCCGCGTTTAGATGGCGAGTGGCGACTCGTGTTTCCTCAGCGTCCCGATCATGTATGGGTGTTGGGTAACGTCGCGGCTCCCGGTCAATATTCATGGCAAGTGAGGCAAGGGGCGGCTGATTACCTTGACCAAGCGAAGGCCAATACACTGGGCAAATCTTACGCTTGGGTCGTACAGCCTGATGGCGCGATTGAAAAACATGCTATCGCGTATTGGAACGCATCACACCAAGATATTGCGCCAGGTGCGGTTGTCTACCTGCCCCTGCCGGTAAAAGGACTGCCGTCCTATCCTGACACGATTGATGCCAATCAACTTGTTCTCGACTATCTCAGTAACAGGCTTCCAGAATGAAAACCGCTGTATTTACCCATTCTGCTCTTGCAGCCGCATTGTTCTGTGCGTATTCCGCGCATGCAGACAGTTTTTCGTACCCAAGTCTTGTGTATTCGCAAACAGATTTTGGCGGTGTCGGCTTGATGCAAATGCCATCGGCACGTACAGCGCCTGAAGGCGGGTTTAGCTTGGGCTCAACCTATAACGAAGATTACTTGCATTATCATGCCTCACTGCAACTATTCCCCTGGCTAGAAACGACGATTCGTTATACCCAAGTACACGATGTACTATATAGTCAAAACCCTGACTTTAGTGATGATAACAGTTACACCGATAAGAGCATTGACGCCAAACTGACACTCCTCAATGAGAGCTACTGGCTCCCTGAACTCGCGGTCGGCGTACGTGATTTAGGCGGGACAGGGTTATTTGATGGTGAATACGTAGTGGGCTCTAAACGTGCCGGCCCCTTCGATTTCACTCTTGGGGTGGGTTGGGGCTATTTAGGTAACCGTGCTAACTTGCGCGGAAATAAGACGCTAGGTAGCGATTGCGACCGAAATACCGGATACAAAGGTAATGGCGGCAATGTCGATCTGGATCGTATGTTCACAGGCTGTGTGGCACTGTTTGGCGGCGTAGAATATCAAACCCCGCTCTCCCCTTTGTCGCTAAAGCTCGAGTATGATGGAAACGACTACCGCTCTGATTTCCCAACATCGAGACAAGGTGTGCCCCTACCTGCAGATTCTCCCTGGAATCTCGGTTTAGTTTACCAACTTGCCCCTTGGGCGGATGTGCATCTGAGCTATGAGCGTGGCAACACGTTTACTGCTGGTCTTACGCTTGTAAACAACTTTAGTGACGCGGATCCATTTTGGCTTGATGATCCTATCGCAGCCTACCGTCCACAAGCATCCACCGACAGCTTAACCAAAGCGGAATGGCAACAGCTGAGTCAACAGCTTGCGCAAAATGCGGGGTATAGCGACAATCGCGTTTATTATGATGGCGACCAACTTACCGTCACCGGTGAACAAAACAAATACCGTGATCGAAGCCAAGCGCACGAACGCGCAGCTCGCTTAATCGCCAATACCGGTATAGAGGCCAAGCGCTACAAGCTGATTGAAACCAAAAACCGGCAACTGATGACTGAAACTATCATCGACGCCAACCGTTATACCCAAATAGCCAACAATGATTACGTCGGTGCTGATATTAGCGATGCGACGGGTACGATTGCCTCGCGCTCTCCACGAGGAACATTGATGGGCAATAACGATGACGATTTCCGCGCCGGGATCGCACCCAAGTTGCGTCAATCGATTGGTGGTGCCGAAGATTTCTATCTCTATGCCATCGGTGTCCTAGGAACCGCTGAATGGTTCATGAATGATCACCTCGTCGCCTCCGGTGAGGTGTATGCCAACTTATTTGATAACTACGACAAATTTAATTACACCGTACCACCTGACGGCACTGATCTTAAGCGAGTGCGCACACTCACGCGCCAGTATATTGATGAGCGCTACCGCGTGACCAACTTGCAGCTCACTTACTTTGATAAGTTTGGCTCAAATTGGTATACCCAAACCTACGGTGGGTACCTTGAAGACATGTTTGCTGGCGTTGGCGGTGAAGTGCTGTACCGCCCTTATAATAGTGACTTCGCATTAGGTGTCGACATTAACTACGTGAAACAGCGTGATCCAAGCTCCGTGTTTGGCTTATTCAGCCAAGAGCGTCAGTACAGTGACGAAGACCAACGCTATTATCGCGTTCAAACCGGCACCACGACTGGCCATGCGACCTTGTATTGGCGCGAGCCGCTGGGCCTTTTCGAAGGAACAATGGCGAAGATCAGTGCTGGACGCTACCTTACTGATGATGTGGGTGTCACCATTGATGCCTCCAAACAGTTCGATAGCGGCATCACGGCTGGCGTGTTCGCCACTAAAACCGATCTCTCCGCAGAAGAATTTGGCGAAGGAAGCTTTACCAAAGGCTTTTATATCTCGATTCCCTTTGACTTGCTGTCGGTCAAACCAAACACTAGCCGTGCCACCATTTCCTGGTTACCGCTGCAACGTGATGGTGGACAAAAGCTAGGCAAGAAATACTCTCTCTATGGCATGACAGATGCACGATCCCCCTGGAGTACTCGCCCCATTCAATAATAAAAAGGCCCACTTTATATGTGGGCCTTTTATTATCAAACTACTCATTAGTGTTTTATTTATGAGACATTTTCACTCTTTTCATATTAATTAGCGAACATGCTGCAATCGACTGCCTACTTTACTATCAACCTCCGCTCAAAAAGAACACTATACACCCTGCCCAGCTTTATTTATATCGCTGAGTGATGTAACATCTCGCTATAAATTATAAAGGAGAAACGCTGTGTTTTTTTCTGCAACGGACTTGGTAGCGCTCTTGGTGCTATCAACGTGTGTGCTGTTTTTAATGCGTAGGTTTGCTAGGGTTGTAGGGTTAGTCGATAAACCGAATGCACGTAAGCTGCATTCAGGCTCGGTTCCACTAGTAGGTGGCATTTCGATTTGTCTTTCGTTGTTGTTCTTTCTCTGGAATAACGCAGATCTTATTCCACACACTGAATTATATAGCGTTAGCATTCTTGTTCTAGTCATCATTGGTGCCCTTGATGATAGATTTGATATTAGTTACAAGATCCGCTTTCTAATTCAGGCACTACTATCAATTGCAATGATCGAGGTCGGCAATATTGAGCTCAGCACGATAGGCAATATATTAGACACAGGTGATATAGATTTAGGAATTACAGGATATATTATCACTATTCTTGCCGTAGTTGGTGCCATTAATGCGTTTAATATGGTAGATGGTATTGACGGCTTGTTGGGCGGCCTATCCGTCGTGACATTTGCCGGTGTCGCCTTTATGATGACCACAGTTAATCACTATGACCTGGCCTACTTATCGACGGCGATGATTGTCATTATGGCTCCCTATATTTTGTTTAACCTCGGATTACTAGGTCGTAAGCGGAAAGTCTTTATGGGTGATGCTGGTAGCATGGTGATTGGCTTTACCATCGTCTGGTTTTTGCTACTCTCCAGCCAAACCGGTCAACAGGCCTCTATTCGCCCTGTCACATGCTTGTGGCTGATCGCGATTCCGCTTATGGATATGGCAGCGATTATGATCCGTCGTATACGTCGCGGCCACTCCCCATTTAGGCCAGACCGTGAACATCTACACCATATTTTCCAACGCCTTGGTCTGAGTTCGACTCAGACACTGTTACTAATTTGTACTGTTGCTACATTGTTTGCAGGGTTTGGTATTTATGGTGAGCTAACTGGGATTAGTGAAAGCATTATGTTTGTCAGTTTTATATTTTGTTTTGCTGTCTACGCCGTTTTGCTCAGTTATGTTTGGCGCATTACTCGCTTTGTCCGCTCATTGCGAAAACAAGATAAGCCAGAACACGCGCTCAACGGTTAATCGGCACTGAACAACGCAAAGATCAGACAATAAAAAAGCCCGCATTTGCGGGCTTTTTTATTGGAAAATTTAACAACCTAATCAATTTGATTGATAAAACATCTTGTACCACTCTACCAATTCAGTCACCCCCTGCTCGAGCGAGACTTGCGGTTTATACCCTGTCGCTTTAAATAAGTCTTGTGTATCCGCGTAAGTTTGATAAACATCACCAGGCTGCATTTCACGGAAGTTCTTTTTCGCCTCAATGCCTATAGTACGCTCAATACATTGAACAAACTCCATTAAATTCACCGGCGAGCCATGTCCGATATTATAGACGGAATAAGGCGCAGAGCTAGAAGCTGGCGTGCCTGCTTCAACGATCCAATCATTATTGCGTGATGGAATAACATCCGCAATACGCACCACGCCCTCAACAATATCGTCTACGTGGGTGAAGTCGCGCCACATATCACCATTGTTATTAATATCAATGGTTTCACCTTTTAAAATCTTATCGGTAAAAATAAACGGCGCCATATCTGGTCGACCCCATGCGCCGTATACTGTAAAGAAGCGAAGTCCTGTCGTCGGGATATCGTACAAGTGCGAGTAACTATGGGACATAAGCTCATTCGACTTTTTCGTGGCCGCATACAAAGAGACGGGGTGGTCTACCGAGTCTGAGGTTTCAAATGGTACCTTTGCATTTAGACCATAGACTGAGCTCGAAGAGGCATAAATGAGATGTTTGACCTTCGTTTGACGACAGCCTTCTAACACGTTCAAATGTCCCACTAAGTTGGCATCCGCATACGCATGTGGATTTTCAATCGAGTAACGCACCCCTGCTTGCGCAGCCAAGTGAATCACTCGATCAAATTGATGCGTCTCGAACAAGGCTGCCATTTTCTCGCGGTCGGCAATATCAAGTTGTTCAAAAGTAAAATTCGGGTGCTCAATACGGGCTAGGCGCGCATGCTTTAACGATACATCGTAGTAGTCATTCAAGCTATCTACACCAATAACATGATGACCAGCGGCCAAAAGCTTTTCTGCTGTCGCGCTACCGATAAATCCGGCCGCACCAGTGACAAGATATTTCATGGTCAATTCCTTATGTGTGTCTAACCAATTAACTGACGCTATTAGGCTTTTAGTGCGCTTTCTACTGCGTCCATATATTTGTTTATAATGATCTTTTCATCGAATGTGCTTTGCATTTTTTCGCGACTTGCCTGTCCCATTATCAATCGTTTCGAGTGGCCTACTTCAATCATTTCTTTCATCGCAGCATAGAGGCTTTCTGTACTTTTCGGTTCACAAAGATATCCATTGACCGAATGGTCAACGGTTTCGCGGCAGCCCAC from Salinivibrio kushneri includes the following:
- a CDS encoding low molecular weight phosphotyrosine protein phosphatase — its product is MFNKILVVCVGNICRSPTGERLLRENLPTKTIDSAGVGALVGKPANEQASRIAAKHGVDLGGHEARQLTASMCHEYDLILVMESKHKEDVCRIAPEARGKTMLFGHYLAQSKDIPDPYRQSDEAFDYAYDLIAQAAHKWCDVLR
- a CDS encoding capsule biosynthesis GfcC family protein, which codes for MTNQSMALDFFKTSSLPIMRRLFNLLISSSMVVGLILSPQATAQPAPLQHQMTIEGETIDYDAPPRLSDAVMDGLKLTEKNIVDIYWPGAGLYDITLPSRLALTAMAAAENQITIQTGKPQQRWRRLVHTLKTFTVERRAKVSLDPDLTRIDISKNPRLDGEWRLVFPQRPDHVWVLGNVAAPGQYSWQVRQGAADYLDQAKANTLGKSYAWVVQPDGAIEKHAIAYWNASHQDIAPGAVVYLPLPVKGLPSYPDTIDANQLVLDYLSNRLPE
- a CDS encoding YjbF family lipoprotein, which produces MLSGCTQQASNLADTYSLLYKGFPDASYSNEEIQALPYASIYARLGDGPRGFLVLAYAEPYAHNQTSLKWMSADNEVIETASGRVIKTLKLPGTNLAKLDSDTPDPLSLGLLNPSTPKTWQFRIDFMPGYHFGYSATSVFENKGNAKVTINGVARSAVYTEETVSISSLHKSYTNQYWLDPSSGKVLKTVQYPAPNMDAVSVTFLKTYQGAQ
- a CDS encoding polysaccharide export protein, which encodes MLKPICFVAMSSLALAGCTMPGSHFDPSDKNIVGQPAEDLSTQVNIHPLTPSYIKQLNNRRARALAQVNPELDSQVQNYEYRIGPGDVLNVTIWDHPELTIPAGSYRSSAEAGNWVHADGTIFYPYIGQVNVAGKTVQEVRDDIAQRLKTYIEKPQVDVNVAAFRSQKSYITGEVKKPGYQPITNIPTTILDAVNRAGGITEFADWRNVTLTKRGEEESVSLYALMQKGDLTENRLLKDGDILHVPRNDGQKVFVLGEVNDPKMLKIDRIGMSLTEALTSVGGIDELEADATGIFVIRSTARNTPNSPRYEKSEPVADVFQLNVKDATALAVGTEFDLQPYDVVYVTAAPIARWNRVIRSLLPTISGFNELTEGALRVENWPR
- the galU gene encoding UTP--glucose-1-phosphate uridylyltransferase GalU, coding for MIKHCLFPAAGYGTRFLPATKSMPKEMMPIVNKPLIEYGVDEAIQAGVKHMGIVTGRGKHALMDHFDKNYELEHQISGTKKEALLTDVRALIQSASYTYIRQNEMKGLGHAILTGKQLVGDNPFAVVLADDLCLNLGGDTVLKQMVELYNHYRCSIVAVQRVPKEETHKYGVISGSKLESGLFRVDSMVEKPAPEDAPSNMAIIGRYILTPDIFEILENTQPGKGGEIQITDALLEQAKRGCVLAYEFEGERFDCGSVEGYIEATNYAYQHVYLGKPTESAEQKQEAPVPA
- the rbsD gene encoding D-ribose pyranase; translation: MNKHGLLHPELAQVVTQIGHTDELTVCDAGLPIPNSVSRIDLALTQGVPSFMQTVEAVLTHTCIESVVIAEELAAVSPALHQALLARLEQESAACQQPISVTTISHEAFKARTVQSKAVVRTGECTPYANVIFQAGVTF
- a CDS encoding polysaccharide biosynthesis tyrosine autokinase; protein product: MNQNIKNTASSDDEIDLSKLLGHLIDGKWIIIACTFLLAVVGVAFAILATPVYKADALIQVEQKEGGMSSLLGEGASELFASESSASTEIELIRSRMVLGQTVDKYNLTTVASPDYFPVVGKGLARLTGNQRHIAISRFDIPQDYERQPFRLTVDAPEQYSLYDSEDDLVLEGKVGEAAINDAFHLFVTELKADEGDSFTISKISRLRAIKAIQNELSVSERGKQTGILSLSYQGEDKVLIENVLSDIAENYFMQNVKRDAAEAEKSLEFLKGHLPGVKAELTAAENKLNKFRQENDSVDLSMEAKASLDTMLSVEKQLNELTFKESELAQKFTKEHPAYLALLDKRQTLLGEKKRVEQQTQKLPKTQREVLRLRRDVEVNQAIYVQLLNKVQELNIMKASTVGNVRIIDDAQTFELPVKPKKPLIAVIATLLGGMIGVGVVLLKAAFHRGVENPDDVEAIGLPVYASVPLSETQQDIEKKRQKKALSSASDSLLASANPADLSVEALRGLRTSLHFAMMEASNNVLMFSGPSPGIGKSFVSANMAGVLAKSGQRVLVIDADMRKGFLHQQFSMNADNGLSDYLAGKRDTDAVVQKNVLENLDVMTRGQVPPNPSELLMHPRFNELLDWASAHYDIVIIDTPPVLAVTDAAIVGAHAGTTLLVGRFSVNPIKEIEVTKQRFEQAGVNVKGFVLNGVVRKAASTYGGNYGYYNYSYQ